From the genome of Palaemon carinicauda isolate YSFRI2023 chromosome 6, ASM3689809v2, whole genome shotgun sequence, one region includes:
- the LOC137642902 gene encoding gelsolin-related protein of 125 kDa-like, whose amino-acid sequence MGLLFGTAAFGAFFFYRYLCGDNGEVIVREELSQDLLMENEEEETVREEILQDLLKENGEEIVREEISHDLLVEKEGVETVREEISQDLLKENGEEIVREEISQDLLMEKEGEETVREEISQDLLMEKEVEETVREEISQDLLKENGGEEIVREEISQDLLLEKEGEETMIEDISQDLLIENEGATTQEDCEFHPAEGVFQDEHEDEIILPEDEQRDELDLIQEDEKEE is encoded by the coding sequence ATGGGTTTGCTTTTTGGCACTGCTGCCTTCGGCGCCTTTTTCTTTTACAGGTATTTGTGTGGAGACAATGGAGAAGTGATTGTGAGAGAGGAGCTCTCGCAAGATCTTCTTatggaaaatgaagaagaagagacTGTGAGAGAAGAGATTTTGCAGGATCTTCTTAAGGAAAATGGAGAAGAGATTGTGAGAGAAGAGATTTCGCATGATCTTCTTGTAGAAAAGGAAGGAGTAGAGACTGTGAGAGAAGAGATTTCGCAGGATCTTCTTAAGGAAAATGGAGAAGAGATTGTGAGAGAAGAGATTTCGCAGGATCTTCTTatggaaaaagaaggagaagagacTGTGAGAGAAGAGATTTCACAGGATCTTCTTATGGAAAAAGAAGTAGAAGAGACTGTGAGAGAAGAGATTTCGCAGGATCTTCTTAAGGAAAATGGAGGAGAAGAGATTGTGAGAGAAGAGATTTCGCAGGATCTTcttttggaaaaggaaggagaagaGACTATGATAGAAGATATTTCGCAGGATCTTCTTATAGAAAACGAAGGAGCAACGACACAGGAAGACTGTGAATTtcatcctgctgaaggagtgttccaggatgaacacGAAGATGAAATAATTCTCCCTGAGGATGAACAACGAGATGAACTCGATCTCATACaagaagacgaaaaagaagaaTGA